The Streptococcus equi subsp. equi nucleotide sequence TCGCATTCATCTGGAACTAAGAAATCGTGGTTTTATCGTCAATCACAAAAAAGTACAACGTTTGATGACTGTCATGGGCTTAAAAGCTCGTATCCGTCGTAAGCGCAAGTATTCTTCTTACAAAGGTGAGGTTGGCAAAAAGGCTGATAATCTGATTAAACGTCAGTTTGAAGGTTCTAAGCCCTACGAGAAGTGCTATACCGATGTGACGGAATTTACCTTACCTGAGGGGAAACTCTATCTATCGCCTGTTCTTGACGGCTATAACAGTGAGATTATTGATTTCACCCTGTCTCGATCGCCTGACTTGAAGCAAGTACAAACCATGCTTGAGAAGGCTTTTCCAGCGGATTCGTACAATGGAACGATTCTCCACAGCGATCAAGGCTGGCAATATCAACATCAGTCTTATCATCACTTTTTGGAGACTAAAGG carries:
- a CDS encoding transposase, which gives rise to MLEILDLSRSTYYYQVKQLAQEDKDMDLKELIQGIYDEHHGNYGYRRIHLELRNRGFIVNHKKVQRLMTVMGLKARIRRKRKYSSYKGEVGKKADNLIKRQFEGSKPYEKCYTDVTEFTLPEGKLYLSPVLDGYNSEIIDFTLSRSPDLKQVQTMLEKAFPADSYNGTILHSDQGWQYQHQSYHHFLETKGIRPSMSRKGNSPDNGMMESFFGILKSEMFYGLETTYQSLNELEQAITEYIFYYNNKRIKAKLKGLSPVQYRTKSFH